Proteins from a single region of Dehalococcoidales bacterium:
- the rpsJ gene encoding 30S ribosomal protein S10 — MPKQKIRIKLKGFDHKIVDQSAQQIVETVEQTGAVVVGPIPLPTHIQKFSVIRSPFIDKDSQEQFEIRTHKRLIDIVETTSKTIDALTKLNLPSGVELDIKL, encoded by the coding sequence ATGCCTAAACAGAAGATTCGTATCAAGCTCAAGGGTTTCGACCATAAGATAGTCGACCAGTCTGCACAGCAGATTGTGGAGACGGTGGAGCAGACCGGTGCGGTTGTTGTCGGACCGATACCGCTCCCGACTCACATCCAGAAATTCAGCGTCATCCGGTCTCCCTTCATCGACAAGGACTCGCAGGAGCAGTTCGAAATCAGGACGCACAAGCGCCTGATAGACATTGTCGAAACCACGTCAAAGACCATCGATGCCCTGACGAAGCTCAATCTGCCGTCAGGGGTTGAGCTTGACATCAAGTTATAG
- the rplC gene encoding 50S ribosomal protein L3: MIPGIIGKKIGVSQIFREGGKMEAVTAVEAGPCCVIQVKTEAKEGYGAVQLGFGEAKRVNSPQRGHLKELGKFRYLREFRIEDTGDIQVGDKVDAGLFEAGELIDVTGISRSKGFAGVVKRHHFKGGPKTHGQSDRHRAPGSVGAGTTPGRVFKGTRMAGRMGGDRVTVRNLEVYRSDPERNILLVKGALPGPKNGLLLIKKTTLVEKSDLVTESGEGT; encoded by the coding sequence ATGATTCCGGGTATCATCGGTAAAAAGATAGGCGTGAGCCAGATATTCAGGGAAGGCGGCAAGATGGAGGCTGTAACCGCTGTCGAAGCCGGACCCTGTTGTGTGATTCAGGTCAAGACAGAGGCGAAAGAAGGATACGGCGCCGTCCAGCTCGGATTTGGGGAGGCCAAGCGGGTTAACTCGCCCCAGCGAGGGCATCTTAAGGAGCTGGGGAAGTTTCGATACCTGCGGGAATTCCGGATTGAAGACACCGGGGATATCCAGGTAGGGGACAAAGTGGATGCCGGCCTGTTCGAGGCTGGCGAGCTGATAGATGTCACCGGGATATCCAGGAGCAAAGGTTTTGCCGGTGTGGTGAAACGGCACCATTTCAAAGGTGGTCCGAAGACTCACGGACAGTCTGACCGGCACCGTGCCCCCGGCTCGGTGGGTGCAGGCACCACTCCGGGCCGTGTGTTCAAGGGAACACGTATGGCGGGACGTATGGGTGGCGACAGGGTGACGGTACGTAACCTGGAGGTGTACCGGTCTGACCCGGAGCGTAATATTCTGCTGGTCAAGGGCGCTTTGCCCGGACCTAAAAACGGATTACTACTGATAAAGAAAACAACCCTGGTTGAGAAATCGGACCTGGTTACGGAATCAGGTGAGGGGACGTAG
- the rplD gene encoding 50S ribosomal protein L4, which produces MYGLTGEVVDNIEISDRVFGVPFNEGVVHQAVVRQRANARQGTASTKTRGDVAGSSRKLFRQKGTGNARAGSVKSPLRRGGGITFGPKPRSYRQAMPKKMRRLALRCVLSAKARDGELTILEALSLDEPKTREMVRILKTLKVDSTALIVTSEPKTNVVKSARNLPGIKTRPASVLNVLDIISNKALVMEVGAVRKAEELWGEESAEEGD; this is translated from the coding sequence GTGTACGGTTTAACCGGCGAAGTAGTCGACAACATAGAGATAAGTGACCGGGTCTTCGGTGTGCCGTTTAATGAAGGCGTGGTGCACCAGGCGGTGGTCAGGCAACGTGCCAATGCTCGCCAGGGGACAGCCAGTACGAAGACCCGGGGTGATGTGGCAGGCAGTTCGCGGAAGCTGTTCCGCCAGAAAGGCACGGGCAACGCCCGGGCAGGCAGCGTGAAATCGCCATTGCGACGGGGAGGGGGCATCACCTTCGGCCCCAAACCGAGGAGCTATCGTCAGGCAATGCCGAAGAAGATGCGACGTCTGGCCCTGAGGTGTGTACTCTCAGCCAAAGCCAGGGACGGAGAGTTAACGATTCTGGAAGCATTATCGCTCGATGAACCGAAAACCAGGGAGATGGTACGTATTCTGAAGACCCTTAAGGTGGACTCCACGGCGCTGATAGTTACATCCGAGCCGAAGACCAACGTAGTCAAGTCGGCCCGCAACCTCCCCGGGATTAAAACCCGGCCGGCCAGTGTACTCAACGTACTGGATATTATATCCAATAAGGCACTGGTAATGGAGGTGGGTGCTGTGAGGAAGGCGGAAGAGCTCTGGGGTGAGGAATCGGCTGAGGAGGGAGATTAA
- the rplW gene encoding 50S ribosomal protein L23, which translates to MHLYDVLRRPLVTEKNAILQMAGKYAFEVTGVATKPQIRQAVEQAFKVKVTAVNVMTVPGKERRIGRRQAQTPSWKKAIVTLQPGDKIEFFENV; encoded by the coding sequence ATGCACCTTTATGATGTGCTGCGTCGCCCTCTGGTAACCGAGAAGAATGCCATACTCCAGATGGCAGGCAAGTATGCCTTCGAGGTAACCGGTGTAGCTACCAAGCCGCAGATAAGGCAGGCTGTGGAGCAGGCCTTCAAGGTAAAGGTTACCGCAGTAAACGTAATGACCGTACCGGGCAAGGAGCGAAGAATCGGGAGACGGCAGGCCCAGACCCCGTCCTGGAAAAAGGCGATAGTAACGCTCCAACCCGGAGACAAGATAGAGTTCTTCGAGAACGTATAG
- the rplB gene encoding 50S ribosomal protein L2 yields MALKIYRPTSPGRRAMTGSSFDEITKTKPEKSLLRPLKKNAGRNNRGKITVRHRGGGAKRRLRIIDFKRDKIGVPGKVAAIEYDPNRSARIALIYYADGDKRYILAPQGLSVGDKIQAGEDAEIRPGNALPLKALPTGTMVHNIEMQKGKGGQMVRSAGGAAQLMAKEGGYAHIRLPSGEVRLIRSECMATIGQVGNVEHQGINLGKAGRKRWMGWRPTVRGSAMNPSDHPHGGGEGRSPIGMPGPKTPWGKPALGYRTRKNKSSDRLIIRRRGKK; encoded by the coding sequence GTGGCACTGAAGATATATCGCCCCACATCACCCGGCAGGCGGGCAATGACCGGCTCCAGCTTTGATGAGATAACCAAGACGAAGCCGGAGAAATCGCTGCTGCGGCCGCTGAAGAAGAATGCGGGGCGAAACAACCGGGGAAAGATAACGGTACGTCACCGGGGTGGTGGCGCCAAGCGTCGGCTGCGCATCATTGACTTCAAAAGGGACAAGATTGGCGTGCCTGGTAAAGTAGCTGCTATCGAGTATGACCCGAATCGTTCGGCACGTATCGCGCTTATCTATTATGCAGATGGCGACAAGCGCTACATACTCGCTCCCCAGGGACTTAGTGTCGGCGATAAAATACAGGCTGGCGAGGATGCCGAAATAAGGCCCGGTAATGCACTGCCATTGAAAGCACTTCCCACAGGAACGATGGTACATAACATAGAGATGCAGAAAGGTAAGGGGGGCCAGATGGTCCGGAGTGCCGGTGGCGCAGCGCAGTTGATGGCCAAGGAAGGCGGTTATGCCCACATCCGGTTGCCCTCCGGTGAGGTGCGGCTGATTCGGAGTGAGTGCATGGCTACCATCGGGCAGGTGGGCAACGTCGAGCACCAGGGCATTAACCTGGGTAAGGCGGGCCGCAAGCGATGGATGGGATGGCGGCCTACGGTTAGAGGCTCGGCAATGAACCCGAGCGACCATCCTCACGGAGGTGGGGAAGGCAGGAGCCCGATAGGCATGCCTGGACCGAAGACGCCCTGGGGCAAGCCGGCTCTGGGCTACAGGACCAGGAAAAACAAGTCTTCAGATAGACTGATAATCAGACGGCGGGGGAAGAAGTAA
- the rpsS gene encoding 30S ribosomal protein S19 translates to MSRSTKKGPAVDPKLLKKVEAANRSDEKTIIRTWARWCTILPEMLGLTIGVHDGRRHVPIFITENMVGHKLGEFAPTRTFRGHSAKAETTVQRKRR, encoded by the coding sequence GTGTCAAGGTCTACAAAAAAAGGTCCAGCCGTTGATCCCAAACTGTTGAAGAAGGTGGAGGCTGCCAATCGCTCGGATGAGAAGACAATAATCAGGACCTGGGCGCGTTGGTGTACCATCCTGCCGGAGATGTTGGGACTCACCATCGGTGTACACGACGGCAGAAGACATGTGCCTATCTTCATTACGGAGAACATGGTGGGACACAAGCTGGGGGAATTTGCCCCGACACGTACCTTCAGAGGGCACTCCGCCAAAGCGGAGACCACCGTACAGAGAAAGCGAAGATAG
- the rplV gene encoding 50S ribosomal protein L22, which produces MQIKSVAKDTGVSAQKMRRLVNLVRNKPVEEALTILRFAPSPNARIVAKVVKSAVADAESVYQIPSSDLRVVGIAADEARTLKRYRAGARRRVKPILKRSSHITVIVANQEG; this is translated from the coding sequence GTGCAGATTAAGTCCGTAGCCAAAGATACCGGTGTGTCAGCACAGAAGATGCGCCGGCTGGTAAACCTGGTGCGTAACAAGCCGGTGGAAGAGGCGTTGACGATACTCAGGTTTGCTCCTTCGCCGAATGCCCGGATTGTGGCCAAGGTGGTGAAGTCTGCCGTGGCAGATGCGGAGAGTGTTTACCAGATACCGTCTTCCGACCTGCGGGTCGTCGGTATCGCTGCGGACGAAGCACGGACGCTGAAGAGGTATCGCGCCGGTGCCCGGAGACGGGTCAAGCCGATACTGAAACGGTCCAGTCATATAACGGTCATTGTAGCTAACCAGGAGGGCTAA